Sequence from the Primulina huaijiensis isolate GDHJ02 chromosome 16, ASM1229523v2, whole genome shotgun sequence genome:
CAACCTTGGCTGGCTGACTGACCTTATTAGCACTGCAGTTGATTGTTCAATGATGGGCTGAATGCTGCAAATACCAGTGCATTTGTCCATCTTTGATCTCCTGATATAAGATTTTTAGTCCTTGAAAGAATTTTACTTTGGGTTTACTCATTCTCTCAGTTTTCTGCTGAATTGATTAGATCTAGCGGTGCAACATTGAGTCTGAGAAAGTGATTCCGTTCTGTTTTAACTGTGTTATCCTCTTCTAGTTTTCATTTGCTCAATGCCCCAATTCCCTGATCTTGGTTTGGTTGTcttttttattctaaataaatCATGTACTACTTTTAGCAACTTCAAATATTGAGGAATGAACGTGATCACATCGAAGACAAGATACACCATCTAAAGTGGTCTCTCAGGTGACTTTCAACTCTTTGTTGTTCTTCTGTGGTGAAATCTGGCATTGCCTTACAGCTTCAGTTGTCAAAGTCATTCGGACCGCTGCTGTCCCATATTCATCTGTACTATTCAACATATAAAAGAGCTGGAAAAGTTGTGTCCTCTTCTCATAGAAAAATCGTGCATCTCTTTTTAGGTTCGATGAGGTGGATGTTGTAAATAAGGAAAGCAAACTAGCCGAAGTTGAAAATTTGCAGGTTAGTGAATAATATGGTGTGAGTAGCATCAGATTCTTTAAGTTTTAAGAGAAGTATGGATTCTTGCTATCCGTAATTGTTTCATCTGCTTCAGATGTTGAAAATATCTTTCCTGAATTTTGCCCAAATTGTTTTCCTACCAGTCTCAGCGGGAAGAAGTTCGGTTGAGTCATCAAGAAGCTCAAAGAGAATGCCATCAAGAGGTAAGAAGTTGCTATTAGTTGCTTATCTTTAGCACATAACAAGGTTATTTTATCCGCGATCATTCCAAAAGTCAAGTGTTACATATATCATCAAATATGTTCAGTTTCACAAGGTCTGGGGACAACTGATGAAGACTGGCTATCAGAATTCTCGCTTTGCACATCAGGTCAGACGTAAAAATATCAATAGTGATGGTGTGTTTCCTtttattgttgattttgaatcatTTTTGTTTGGAGTTATTTCAGGTGGAACGATTTGCTTGCCTGTATACTAGCCAGGTTACCAATTTGAGCCTGTATTCCCCAGACAAATACTACAGGCCAAGCGAAGATTTCATGCCTCATGAACTTGATATGATCTCTACGTGAATGATTCACCTCCTTGTATATATTCAGTTATTATTGGTTTTTCGGAAGAACAGTTTGATTGGTTTCCCCCCAGAATCATGGAATAAGTTTTGTATGATCGTATAACTGTTAATATTATCCCAGTTGAAATTGTAAATTgtttatgattatatataatctGCAGTTTGAAGGTAAACTGATAATGAAAACAAATGTTAGCCGTTGgggaaaaaagaaatatatcttacttttattattttttaaagaatatatTTTTGTGTTCGAGGATTTTTGTGTTCgtggaataaataaataaataatagacGTCAAGTGAAAAGTGCTTTTGTAATGGAAGAACAATAGCAAGGTCcgagttattattttattcaaatggAGAATATAAACAAGGTGCCGTCATAAATcaccatttattattttaagaaacttatatttttttacgCTCCTTCACACACGCCTATACGGGAATCAAAATAATCTTCCGACCTTTTTTATTTGAGCCAACATCGACGGGCTCCTGTACAATTTACACTTGTGATTCAAGAAGTGGCAATATTATCTCCAGAACTGCTATTCTGCACTCCCAATTTCTCCTTCTCAAGAACTTGTGGCTTAAGCTGCCCCGACTATTCTATACTTGAGCTGACCACAACACCGTCACCACCCTGATAAAATGCAGCATTTACGCAGCGAGTGCGATAAACTGGTAAAAAAAGGTAGCTACGATTGAACCCCACGCTCAACCAGTATCATCCTGTCTTTCTACATCTGGCATTTCCACCGGTTCAGGAAAAACGTCACTGGATGATCGTTTATGGGAAGACGAATGAGTATTCGCTCCACTTCCACGTGATCCTACTCTCCCGGACTGTCTCAACCCACCAATGATCTCTCTATTTGTTTGGCTTGAAACATTGGAATTCCCGGATGAACTACGATGCCAACTTCTAAAGAATGCAGCAGTCCAAGCCTGCTTAGATGGGGTTCTTCTCAGCGTCCCGGAGCTAAAACTTTCTTCCCTCACAACTTTGAAAGGGTTTTCCAACGCCTTCAGAACATGCCTCATTGAGGGACGTCTCAAAGTTTTAGGATTGAGGCACGACTTAGCCACTATGGCAACGGCCCAAACCTCTTCAAGAAGATCCTCATCTATGATAAGAGATTGATCAACAATCTTAAGAATCAGTTCCTTGTCATGTTGACTAACATAAGGCAAATTACTTTCCAGCCATTTTTTGGCCTCGGAATCATTTAGACTGCTGAGTCCGAGTCTTCCGGTCACCAGTTCCAGTAGAACTTTTCCAAAACAGTACACATCATTGGTACATGTGATAAATGATGATCCTGGAATATTTGGAGCAAAATGTTAATGACTCCACGAAGATTTTTGGATAATCTTTTTGATATCAGGGTTGCATTTTCCAGTCCCTACAATGTTTTAAGACTTGACTGGTGTAGATCCAAGACTAAAATTACAAACTCATTACAACCACGGAATGGAAAATACAATATTGCTGAAAAAAGAGGAGTATTCTTACCAGAAGGTCGTTTATCCAAAGTCCTGCACATTGTCAAGAGAAAGGGTGTTAAAAAATGAAGGGAAAAAGCAGAGTATGTCACACACAGTTTCACCGAGATAAGAAGACAAAGGGAtgaagtttttataaaataacttACTGTGGTGTTTGAAGCAACCTCGAGATCAAATTTGGTGGATTAGCTGCTCCTTGAGCACTAACTTCACTCAAACTTCCAAGCCGCACCTCATATTTGTCATCGAGTAGGATACTGCTAGTTTGAATATCTCTTCATAAACCAAGAATACATAAGTTGATAACTGTTCTGTGATATAAGTCAGTAAACAACAGACTATATATTTTTCAAGCAAGCGAATTTCAGACATATTGTTGTAGTTCCGAATGATCAAATTTCAAGATTCAAAATGAATTTCAGTTAGCTACTCATGGGTACGCTGAGAAAACATTGTGGTTTTAAAGTTTTCCATACCTATGGATAATAGGAGGGGTGCATTCGTGATGTAAGTAAGATAGGGCCTCAGCAGCTCCTATAGCTATTTTCCATCTCGTAATCCAGTCCAAAGACCGTACCTCTTCTACCTCTTCTTCTGTATGTATTAACTTGTAAAAAGAATTGGACAAATCCTCATTTGGCATATATTTGTAAACCAAGATCTTCTCATTTTCGTCCTCTAAGCAGTGTCCCACGAGTGGAACCAACCTCCTATGTCTCACTTTACTGAAAAAATCCAATTCTGACACGAATGATTCTTTCCGGAAGGAACGTAAATCTACTTTCTTGATAACTACAAGCCGCTCATCCTCAAGTTTTCCACTAAATAAGTGTCCCGAATGACCTCGTTTGATGAGGTTCTCATTACTGAAATTGCATGTCGCTTGGACCATCTGCTCGTATGTAAATGATTCTCCCAGGTTAGACAAATCAATGGATGCATCAGGGGGTGGGTCGTTACCTTTTCCTATATCATGATCAACACTTCTACTCCCTGTTACTTGATTTTTACTCCTAGAGTTGCGTTTCCTCAGACCCAACAACAGTccgaatattaaaaatataacaacgCCAAGCCCACCAAAAATGCCTatcattatatatatcaatCCTTTCCTTCTCTTGTGCTTATCTTTCTTTGGACTTCCATCAGGCTCGGCATTATCGTTATACGCTAGTCCTTTTTCTGCATAGAAGTCTGCACAAGTCTCTGAATTTCTTTGATCTCCTACGTTAGAAAAACAATTGTTGGAAAGTAGAACAATACTGCTTATGCTTGCATTGGGAGCTAATCCTTCAAAGTAGTTGTTGGATACATCAAGGATGAGAAGTTTTTCGATCCCAAAAGTCAAATCTCCATAAAATCGATTTTTGGAAAAGTTGAAGACTGCACCACTAACATTGAATGAAACATCAAAGATTGGAAAAACACCGGTAATATTATTCCTGGATACGTCTAGGTACTTCAATTGGGGCATTCCCCATAAAACATCTGGAAATTTTCCATCAAAATAGTTGATACCGAGAGATAAATATTCCAACTTAGTGAGATTCTGAAACAAGCCATCTAACAGTGAACCTTGAAGCTCATTGTTTCCAATCAACATTTTCCTCAAATTTCTTAATCTCCCTAATTCATTCGGCAGTGATCCCATCAAAGAATTGTACTCGAGATCAAGTTCTATAAGTTGGGAGAGGTTCCCAAGTTGATAGGGAATGAAAGAACTTAGGCTATTGTTGCTCAAATTTAACAACTTGAGACTTGAAAATGAACCAAAACCAATAGGAATTGATCCTGATAGGAAATTTGAAGAAAGGTCAAGATAACTGAGATTTACAAGTGCTGAAATCTCACTAGGAATATTCCCAGTCAATAAATTCTGGGAAAGATCAAGAACCGACAACGAATACAGCTTCCCCAGTGCAGATGGGAATATTCCAGTAATCGAATTATCCGATAAATGCAAAGAATTAAGCTTACTCAAACTTCCAATTGATGGTGGAATCGAACCGTAAATTGAACTTGACCTAAGATCAAGGACTTCAAGATTAGGTAACCTTAGGCCCAACCACTCTGGTATTGGCCCCGGAAGCAAAAAACCTGATGAATGAAATGAAGATAACATCTTAAAATTGGGTAAAGAATCAATATCAAACATCGGATTGAGTTTCCCAAACCGGGTTCTCCTTAACCCGGATAAGTTTATCCCGGTTACTCTACCATTTTCACACGCTATTCCAGTCCAATTAAGACATGGATTGGTTTTCTTAGGCCAATTTTTAGCAATGATTCCCAGTGATGACCGAAGCTCCAACAGTGCCCGCCATTCTGAATCATCACTCAGTGACTGAATCACTAACGAATTaagaaaaaacaagaaaattacaACCAAAATCTTGAAATAGGCACCCATGATTTCTAGTTTCTACCCAAGGCCTCAACTTTGTCCCTGAATTGTTCTGATCTTCATCGTACCGAGCCCTCTTACTATTCTCTctctgaaaaaagaaaaaaagtaaatatggaaagaaaaaaaaagaagaagatggtATTCAATATGAAAACCACCAC
This genomic interval carries:
- the LOC140961291 gene encoding probable LRR receptor-like serine/threonine-protein kinase At2g16250, with the protein product MGAYFKILVVIFLFFLNSLVIQSLSDDSEWRALLELRSSLGIIAKNWPKKTNPCLNWTGIACENGRVTGINLSGLRRTRFGKLNPMFDIDSLPNFKMLSSFHSSGFLLPGPIPEWLGLRLPNLEVLDLRSSSIYGSIPPSIGSLSKLNSLHLSDNSITGIFPSALGKLYSLSVLDLSQNLLTGNIPSEISALVNLSYLDLSSNFLSGSIPIGFGSFSSLKLLNLSNNSLSSFIPYQLGNLSQLIELDLEYNSLMGSLPNELGRLRNLRKMLIGNNELQGSLLDGLFQNLTKLEYLSLGINYFDGKFPDVLWGMPQLKYLDVSRNNITGVFPIFDVSFNVSGAVFNFSKNRFYGDLTFGIEKLLILDVSNNYFEGLAPNASISSIVLLSNNCFSNVGDQRNSETCADFYAEKGLAYNDNAEPDGSPKKDKHKRRKGLIYIMIGIFGGLGVVIFLIFGLLLGLRKRNSRSKNQVTGSRSVDHDIGKGNDPPPDASIDLSNLGESFTYEQMVQATCNFSNENLIKRGHSGHLFSGKLEDERLVVIKKVDLRSFRKESFVSELDFFSKVRHRRLVPLVGHCLEDENEKILVYKYMPNEDLSNSFYKLIHTEEEVEEVRSLDWITRWKIAIGAAEALSYLHHECTPPIIHRDIQTSSILLDDKYEVRLGSLSEVSAQGAANPPNLISRLLQTPQTLDKRPSGSSFITCTNDVYCFGKVLLELVTGRLGLSSLNDSEAKKWLESNLPYVSQHDKELILKIVDQSLIIDEDLLEEVWAVAIVAKSCLNPKTLRRPSMRHVLKALENPFKVVREESFSSGTLRRTPSKQAWTAAFFRSWHRSSSGNSNVSSQTNREIIGGLRQSGRVGSRGSGANTHSSSHKRSSSDVFPEPVEMPDVERQDDTG